The following are encoded together in the Candidatus Tumulicola sp. genome:
- the recR gene encoding recombination mediator RecR: MPNSGSVAGPVAALINEFSKLPTIGPKTAARLVFHLLNRPRHEAQALAEAIVAVKDRVRFCSTCFSLTEGDPCSICADERRDARTVCVVAEAKDVYAIERTGAFKGRYHVLGGLISPMDGIGPSQLRVKELVERIGQEDSREIILATNPNAEGEATALYVSRLIHPLGIIVTRLAYGLPIGGDLDYADEVTLTKALEGRTAL; the protein is encoded by the coding sequence ATGCCGAATTCCGGCTCCGTCGCGGGGCCGGTCGCAGCACTGATCAACGAATTCAGTAAGCTGCCGACCATCGGGCCGAAAACTGCTGCGCGGCTCGTCTTCCACTTACTCAACCGTCCGCGTCATGAAGCGCAGGCGTTGGCGGAAGCCATCGTCGCCGTGAAGGATCGCGTGCGATTCTGTTCGACGTGCTTTTCGTTGACCGAAGGCGATCCGTGTTCGATCTGCGCGGACGAACGCCGCGACGCGCGCACGGTGTGCGTCGTTGCAGAAGCGAAAGATGTCTATGCGATCGAACGCACCGGCGCGTTCAAAGGCCGCTATCACGTGCTGGGCGGTTTGATATCGCCGATGGACGGAATCGGCCCTTCGCAACTTCGCGTCAAAGAACTCGTCGAACGAATCGGTCAGGAAGATTCGCGCGAAATCATTTTAGCGACCAACCCGAACGCCGAAGGCGAAGCGACGGCGCTCTATGTTTCGCGGCTAATCCATCCGCTCGGCATAATCGTCACTCGGTTGGCATACGGGCTTCCAATCGGCGGGGACCTCGACTACGCCGATGAGGTCACGCTCACCAAAGCGCTCGAGGGCCGCACCGCGCTATAA
- a CDS encoding YbaB/EbfC family nucleoid-associated protein — translation MKQVQLMQQVKKMQADMVKAQEELAATVVSGSAGGGAVGVELTCDQRVKRVTIAKEAVDPEDIETLEDLIAVAINDALAKSLEVSQQRMSSVTGGMRIPGLM, via the coding sequence ATGAAACAAGTACAGCTCATGCAGCAAGTCAAAAAAATGCAAGCCGACATGGTGAAGGCCCAAGAAGAGCTCGCCGCGACGGTGGTCTCCGGCTCGGCCGGCGGCGGCGCGGTCGGCGTCGAGCTCACCTGCGATCAGCGCGTGAAGCGCGTTACCATTGCGAAAGAAGCGGTCGATCCCGAGGACATAGAGACCCTCGAAGATCTTATCGCGGTCGCGATCAACGACGCGCTCGCCAAATCGCTCGAAGTGTCACAACAACGTATGTCATCGGTCACCGGCGGGATGCGTATTCCCGGCTTGATGTAA
- the dnaX gene encoding DNA polymerase III subunit gamma/tau, with protein MSLYRTWRPRSFADLVGQDAVVRTLSAALTSGKLAHAYLFSGPRGSGKTSAAKILARCINCVHGPTPTPDNTCENCRAMLAGTALDVLEIDAASYRGIDGIREIRDAVKFAPASMRSKVYIIDEAHMLTKEGANAFLKTLEEPPEWAVFILATTEPEKLPVTILSRCQRYAFRRIPVPVIIERLREIASAENMEVDDAALAAIAYRSEGGLRDALTMLEQAAAFADGRRITAESLDAAFGTSARDIAQSLVDALAERDAAGALNAIEAAADAGIDMLVLMRLLVAALRNVLVARIDPALLERDLAPDDAAHATQRAGSVTQSQLVRALRVLTDAIALARSGGNARLELETAILRVVLVGEDPNIEALSARLAALEGRSGGPPPAPTTAPAAARPSSPPARTRPEPVRPEPAPTARHAEPVRQPAPEPRPEPVEESPPELREPAGPLTLQRANAAWPSVRAKVESEHMPLKGPLSGARIAGVEGNVVFVQVRTELDASIVRQRVALLEAAASDVLSVPVAIRLRIGAPASAAEKPQARSAPAEQSGDDPEALFNYLSERIPER; from the coding sequence CGCGGTCGTGCGCACGCTTTCGGCAGCGCTAACGAGCGGAAAATTGGCGCACGCGTATTTGTTTTCCGGACCGCGCGGCTCGGGGAAAACGTCGGCCGCCAAGATCTTGGCGCGCTGCATCAACTGCGTTCACGGTCCCACGCCGACGCCCGATAACACCTGCGAGAATTGTCGTGCCATGCTCGCGGGAACGGCATTGGATGTATTGGAGATCGACGCAGCTAGCTATCGCGGCATAGACGGCATTCGCGAAATCCGCGACGCGGTTAAGTTTGCACCGGCCAGCATGCGATCCAAAGTGTACATCATCGACGAAGCCCACATGCTCACCAAAGAGGGCGCTAACGCATTCCTGAAGACGCTGGAAGAGCCGCCGGAGTGGGCGGTCTTCATCCTCGCGACCACCGAACCGGAAAAGCTGCCCGTTACGATTCTTTCGCGTTGTCAACGCTACGCGTTCCGGCGAATTCCGGTGCCCGTCATTATCGAGCGTTTGCGCGAGATCGCGTCGGCCGAAAACATGGAAGTCGACGATGCCGCTTTGGCCGCGATCGCCTATCGGTCTGAAGGCGGTTTACGCGACGCGCTGACGATGCTCGAGCAAGCCGCCGCCTTTGCCGATGGCCGGCGAATCACGGCCGAGTCGTTGGACGCAGCCTTCGGTACCAGCGCGCGCGACATCGCGCAATCGTTGGTCGATGCTCTGGCCGAGCGCGACGCGGCAGGTGCGCTGAACGCGATCGAAGCCGCTGCCGACGCCGGGATCGACATGCTGGTACTCATGCGCCTACTGGTGGCCGCCCTGCGAAACGTGCTGGTGGCGCGTATCGATCCCGCGCTGTTGGAGCGCGATCTGGCTCCCGACGACGCAGCGCATGCCACGCAGCGAGCCGGGTCGGTGACGCAGTCGCAGTTAGTCCGGGCCTTGCGGGTGCTGACCGACGCGATCGCGCTGGCGCGGTCCGGCGGCAATGCTCGATTGGAGCTCGAGACGGCGATTTTGCGGGTCGTGCTGGTCGGCGAAGATCCCAACATCGAGGCGCTGTCGGCGCGGCTAGCGGCACTCGAGGGTCGATCCGGCGGGCCACCGCCTGCTCCAACGACGGCCCCGGCCGCTGCTCGACCGTCGTCACCGCCGGCGCGAACGCGTCCCGAGCCCGTCCGCCCCGAACCGGCCCCAACAGCACGCCATGCCGAACCAGTCCGGCAGCCCGCGCCCGAGCCGCGTCCTGAGCCGGTCGAGGAGTCCCCGCCCGAGCTACGCGAACCCGCCGGACCGCTGACGTTGCAACGGGCGAACGCGGCTTGGCCGAGCGTCCGCGCCAAGGTCGAGAGCGAACATATGCCGCTGAAAGGTCCGCTCTCCGGCGCGCGGATAGCCGGCGTCGAAGGCAACGTCGTCTTCGTTCAGGTCCGGACCGAACTCGACGCCTCTATCGTGCGCCAGCGCGTCGCCTTGCTCGAAGCGGCGGCGAGCGATGTTTTGAGTGTGCCGGTCGCCATCAGGCTACGAATCGGCGCGCCCGCCTCCGCAGCCGAAAAGCCGCAGGCACGATCGGCCCCGGCCGAGCAAAGCGGGGACGACCCCGAGGCCTTATTCAACTACCTCAGCGAACGGATACCGGAACGATGA